The following coding sequences are from one Panicum hallii strain FIL2 chromosome 5, PHallii_v3.1, whole genome shotgun sequence window:
- the LOC112894317 gene encoding uncharacterized protein At4g15970-like isoform X1: MGLGFGRKEAGSHAASFLLGAALPTALLFLLASDRLGEGLSSISRSWGSGAVPPAGDGANEVIFKGLPELLPRVAMEDRTVIITSVNEAWAQPGSLLDLYLDSFRNGVDIAHLLNHLLVVALDARGFERCKAVHRHCYFLNAPSLDMSSAKPFMSPDYLELVWTKLTFQQRVLELGYNFLFTDCDMVWFRNPFRHFPVYADMSCSSDDFKPSRAPLDNPLNTGLYYMKSTNRTIQMMRYWRAARERFPGQHDQAVFVNIRHELVSKLQVKIEPLETVYFGGFCEYHDDPEKVCTIHACCCIGLDTKVHDLKDVAADWKNYTSLTPEQRQKGGFKWSYPTRCRNSIGWRRP; the protein is encoded by the exons ATGGGGCTGGGGTTCGGGAGGAAGGAGGCGGGCAGCCACGCGGCGAGCTTCCTCCTCGGCGCCGCGCTGCCCACGGCCCTCCTCTTCCTGCTCGCGTCCGACCGCCTCGGCGAGGGGCTGTCCAGCATCTCGCGCAGCTGGGGGAGCGGGGCCGTGCCGCCGGCGGGCGACGGTGCAAATGAG GTCATATTCAAGGGCCTACCCGAGCTGCTGCCGAGAGTGGCCATGGAGGACAGGACCGTGATAATCACTTCGGTGAACGAGGCATGGGCACAGCCCGGCTCCCTGCTCGACCTCTACCTCGACAGCTTCAGGAACGGCGTGGACATCGCGCACCTCCTCAACCACCTCCTCGTGGTCGCCCTCGACGCCCGCGGGTTCGAGCGCTGCAAGGCCGTGCACCGTCACTGCTACTTCCTCAACGCCCCGTCCTTGGACATGAGCTCCGCCAAGCCGTTCATGAGCCCGGACTACCTGGAGCTCGTCTGGACCAAGCTCACCTTCCAGCAGCGCGTCCTCGAGCTCGGCTACAACTTCCTCTTCACG GACTGCGACATGGTGTGGTTTCGCAACCCGTTCCGGCACTTCCCCGTGTACGCCGACATGAGCTGCTCGTCGGACGACTTCAAGCCGTCTCGCGCGCCGCTGGACAACCCGCTCAACACCGGGCTCTACTACATGAAGTCGACGAACCGGACCATCCAGATGATGAGGTACTGGCgggcggcgagggagaggttCCCGGGGCAGCACGACCAGGCTGTGTTCGTCAACATCAGGCACGAGCTCGTGAGCAAGCTGCAGGTCAAGATCGAGCCGCTGGAGACGGTGTACTTCGGCGGGTTCTGCGAGTACCACGACGACCCGGAGAAGGTCTGCACCATCCACGCCTGCTGCTGCATCGGGCTGGACACCAAGGTGCACGACCTCAAGGACGTCGCCGCGGATTGGAAGAACTACACGAGCCTGACGCCGGAGCAGAGACAGAAGGGTGGTTTCAAGTGGTCGTACCCGACCAGGTGTCGGAATTCCATTGGGTGGCGTAGGCCTTGA
- the LOC112894317 gene encoding uncharacterized protein At4g15970-like isoform X2 translates to MINEPFDRPSLTIGPDEWAMQVIFKGLPELLPRVAMEDRTVIITSVNEAWAQPGSLLDLYLDSFRNGVDIAHLLNHLLVVALDARGFERCKAVHRHCYFLNAPSLDMSSAKPFMSPDYLELVWTKLTFQQRVLELGYNFLFTDCDMVWFRNPFRHFPVYADMSCSSDDFKPSRAPLDNPLNTGLYYMKSTNRTIQMMRYWRAARERFPGQHDQAVFVNIRHELVSKLQVKIEPLETVYFGGFCEYHDDPEKVCTIHACCCIGLDTKVHDLKDVAADWKNYTSLTPEQRQKGGFKWSYPTRCRNSIGWRRP, encoded by the exons ATGATCAATGAACCGTTTGACAGACCAAGCCTGACGATTGGCCCAGATGAATGGGCCATGCAG GTCATATTCAAGGGCCTACCCGAGCTGCTGCCGAGAGTGGCCATGGAGGACAGGACCGTGATAATCACTTCGGTGAACGAGGCATGGGCACAGCCCGGCTCCCTGCTCGACCTCTACCTCGACAGCTTCAGGAACGGCGTGGACATCGCGCACCTCCTCAACCACCTCCTCGTGGTCGCCCTCGACGCCCGCGGGTTCGAGCGCTGCAAGGCCGTGCACCGTCACTGCTACTTCCTCAACGCCCCGTCCTTGGACATGAGCTCCGCCAAGCCGTTCATGAGCCCGGACTACCTGGAGCTCGTCTGGACCAAGCTCACCTTCCAGCAGCGCGTCCTCGAGCTCGGCTACAACTTCCTCTTCACG GACTGCGACATGGTGTGGTTTCGCAACCCGTTCCGGCACTTCCCCGTGTACGCCGACATGAGCTGCTCGTCGGACGACTTCAAGCCGTCTCGCGCGCCGCTGGACAACCCGCTCAACACCGGGCTCTACTACATGAAGTCGACGAACCGGACCATCCAGATGATGAGGTACTGGCgggcggcgagggagaggttCCCGGGGCAGCACGACCAGGCTGTGTTCGTCAACATCAGGCACGAGCTCGTGAGCAAGCTGCAGGTCAAGATCGAGCCGCTGGAGACGGTGTACTTCGGCGGGTTCTGCGAGTACCACGACGACCCGGAGAAGGTCTGCACCATCCACGCCTGCTGCTGCATCGGGCTGGACACCAAGGTGCACGACCTCAAGGACGTCGCCGCGGATTGGAAGAACTACACGAGCCTGACGCCGGAGCAGAGACAGAAGGGTGGTTTCAAGTGGTCGTACCCGACCAGGTGTCGGAATTCCATTGGGTGGCGTAGGCCTTGA
- the LOC112895970 gene encoding uncharacterized protein At4g15970-like encodes MWLRDPFRHINLYADVTMSCDAFSGDPESLKNSPNTGFYYVKSTARTVAMVRYWRAARPRFPAHHDQKIFDNIKRELAGELGVRIAFLDTALFGTFCEFRDGIDGGVCTMHANCCIGLDNKVRELRGVVAAWKNYTALPPAEKEAGKARWPYPTRCRAARRAKPAPIKN; translated from the coding sequence ATGTGGCTGCGCGACCCGTTCCGGCACATCAACCTGTACGCCGACGTGACCATGTCGTGCGACGCCTTCTCCGGCGATCCCGAGTCCCTGAAGAACTCGCCCAACACCGGCTTCTACTACGTGAAGTCGACGGCGCGGACGGTGGCCATGGTTCGGTactggcgggcggcgcggccgcggttCCCGGCGCACCACGACCAGAAGATCTTCGACAACATCAAGCGCGAGCTGGCGGGGGAGCTGGGCGTCCGGATCGCGTTCCTCGACACGGCGCTCTTCGGCACCTTCTGCGAGTTCCGCGACGGGATCGACGGCGGGGTCTGCACGATGcacgccaactgctgcatcgGGCTGGACAACAAGGTCCGCGAGCTCAGGGGCGTCGTCGCGGCCTGGAAGAACTACACGGCCCTGCCGCCGGCGGAGAAGGAGGCCGGCAAGGCCAGGTGGCCGTACCCGACGCGGTGTAGGGCCGCGCGGCGCGCCAAACCGGCGCCGATAAAAAATTAG
- the LOC112895976 gene encoding uncharacterized protein At4g15970-like translates to MSKRSGLGRFGSFLLGALLPTALLFFLASDRVGERLTSISSIGNGYQLLNSPARPANITSDDGGSAPAGDEEEQDRFPGLAELLPRVATADRTVIVTSVNEAWAAPGSLLDLFRESFRNGEGIEHLLNHTLIVAVDAGGFDRCRAVHPHCYLLEVRSANVSAANRFLSKGYLELVWTKLSLQQRVLELGYNYLFTVGTYNNYLEQL, encoded by the exons ATGAGCAAGCGGAGCGGGCTCGGCCGTTTCGGTTCTTTCCTGCTCGGGGCTCTCCTCCCTACCgccctgctcttcttcctcgCCTCCGACAGGGTCGGCGAGCGCTTGACAAGCATATCGAGCATTGGGAATGGGTATCAGCTGTTGAACAGCCCGGCTCGACCGGCAAATATCACTAGCGACGACGGCGGCTCAGCGCCTGCCGGAGACGAAGAG GAGCAGGACAGGTTTCCCGGGCTGGCTGAGCTGCTGCCGAGGGTGGCCACGGCCGACCGGACGGTGATCGTGACGTCGGTGAACGAGGcgtgggcggcgccggggtCGCTGCTGGACCTCTTCCGCGAGAGCTTCCGGAACGGCGAGGGCATCGAGCACCTGCTCAACCACACCCTCATCGTCGCCGTCGACGCCGGCGGGTTCGACCGCTGCAGGGCCGTGCACCCGCACTGCTACCTCCTCGAGGTCAGGTCCGCCAACGTCAGCGCCGCCAACCGCTTCCTCAGCAAGGGCTACCTCGAGCTCGTCTGGACCAAGCTCTCGCTCCAGCAGCGCGTGCTTGAGCTCGGCTACAACTACCTCTTCACGGTCGGCACCTACAATAACTACCTCGAGCAGCTCTGA